TCCTGCAAATATGCCAATCAGTGCTCATCATCATCCCGGTAGAGATAACAATAGAGGAGGGGGAGGAGGATCATCGAGGTCGCCGGAGTTGTCCACTTCAGCGAGTCCCCCAAACTTGATGGCAGGTCCCTTGGGCGAGGCGGCGAGGGGCCTGCTCCACACGCCCACCAATCTCTACACCACCAATCATTCCAGCAACAGCAGCAccaacagcaacagcagcgACTCTTCAGCAACGGTGTTACCGCAGCAGCCGCCGTCCCAACAGCCGACATCTACAACGGCTCACATGGGCCCAACAATGGCGGGACTCAATTCCCCAACGCAATCTCCAATGGCGGGACACCATCACCAGCAAATGGGTTCTCCATCACCCCAGTTGGGCCAACACCACCTATCAATAGGTTCACCACCTCAAATGTCGGTCCACCACTCCATGAGTTCGCCCATGTCACCCATGCAGCCACCACCGCCTCCACATCACCTGAGTTCGCCTTCGTCAATGGGATCCCAACACATGAGTTCCCCATCGCCCATGATGGTGGGAATGCCCCCAATGGGTTCACCACCAATGGGGGGTACTTCGATGCCTCATCAGCCGTACCCAAACGATTTGCCCCCCCACGTTACAACTACTACCAGCATCCCGGGCCTGCTGGACTCTATCAACCAACAAACTATTATTGGCAATGAAGTAACAAGTCAATCAATTCTTCATGAGTCACAATTACCCGGGTTTGCTACTATTAATCATCCAAGACCTCTGCCAAAGCAGAGCTTTTTTCAATACCATGTAACCGATTATTTAGTTGGCCCAAACCAACCTCAGGCCATTAACGTGGGGGGGCTAAGACCAGAGGATGAAATTCCTCATGACAGGTCATTCAGCTCAGCTAGTGCGATTTACGATCCATATAATTCACCACCAAGGTATGAACCTCTGATGTCTATTGAGCATCAACAGCAATCACATACCgatgatattattataaaacattatgAAATGTTGCATACCAATTCTACTTATCAAGATCATCATGTTGatgaacaaaataacaatGATATTCCTCATTATCAAGGCAAAGAAGAAATAAATCCTAACATTGGTAAAcaaaatcaaaatgaaaaaaaaaaacgaaaaacgACTCCAGTACAGGAAACAACAAAAGAACATCAAGTCACCAGTTcagatacaaattttatatctcaaGAGGGTTTAATCACCTGTGTCAAGTGCAACAAAGTTTTTAATAAGACCTGTTACTTGACACAACATAACAAGAGCTTCCACTCTGGCGAGAAGCCCTACAAATGCAGTCAATGCGGCAAACGGTTTCCCCATGAGGACGCGCATGCCGAGCACCTGCGAAAGCATGCTGGTGAGAAACCTTACAAGTGCGAAATTTGCCCGAAGCAGTTCAATCATAAAACAGACCTCAGGCGGCATAATTGTCTCCACACTGGCGAAAAACCTTTCGCATGTGAAATGTGCGGCAAAGGATTCATTAGAAAAGACCACATGATGAAACACGTTTTAacgcacaaaaaaaaagctatGAATAATCTACGTTTACGATAAACAATTATTACCAGTCGTCAACTAGAGATCATCTTTGTTGTTGTAGGTATCTATTTAAttgcatttttataaatctttaaatcatttattttttacatactcgcagttatttctttttaattatatatttgcataaatataatttttttttctcaatattaattctgaatatttaaaaaaataaaatattaattatatcagtAATAAATGTTACTTACGACCGTGTTTATTgcaactaattattttatcagttctCATTGAAATATcattactaattattgatgCTTCAATGATTACTCGTATCCAGTTGCCATGGCCGTAAGTTTAACTAAAACTACTTTAATTGctcaatgataattatttattgtcaactcaatggtattattattattattattactattattattattgatatttttttctatatataattaaaaagaaagcaaagaaaaatttataaattaaaagtggTGGACACAAAATGCtgtagtttaataaaaataatttttattattattgcgaTATTCAGAATCAaacaaagttaaataaatattattaggtTTGATTCAGCAAATCGGATTACAGTAGCAGTATTTTGTCCAGctcaatataattttgaattgattgTAAATcgcaaaaatgaataaataaataaataaataaataattcaataaatgaatgaatgaatgaatgattAATAGTTATTGAATTGATGATATTAAACCTTCGAAGCTTATCGACTGTACAAAATACGTTAATTGTATAggcatattattaatattattatgattattatattattgtaattactaaaataatgTGATCGACTAGAAacagattattaaatttaactcaTAATATTCGTATTTTATAgcgtatataaatatatttatagtatagttatacaaaaatatatatatacatttaggACAAAAAAagagataattataaattaaaaaatatataaaagagaACTAACAAAATATGATATTAAAAGCAATGTGAAAACGAACAAAACGATCGCATGTTGAATTTTGGGTTATATTTttcgttaaattattttataacataaataaaagtattatcaatatttaattaattatttattaacatttattatattaaaaagaaaaaaagtaagaaaaaaaaaatttatttaactaattcttttgaattacaaacttgaatattttttattaattaacacatACATTTTAAATACAGTATTTACATATACATTCCACTATACGGTGATATACAGCTGTTGTCATGTACGTTTTCACATTGAACTCTCTTTTTTTGTAACCTAAAGTAGCCTAAGTGACAACATGTGAGTATCTCGAAGAGAAAATAAgtaactaaattaaattttaactttaaaaataaataaaataaaaatatatgaatttcatttcatttaaaataacttcTTCGAGAAATTCACAGGGCcatgtgaataaaaataaaacaaatgataaatttgccgtaataatttacacaattgtttctgttagtcattaattaattattggctgattgaatttgattatttaattgtttattattattaacgaaaataaataacgCAGGAATTGTTATGTTTATTGTTCGACGGCGGTTCGCCATTATTTGTCTCGTTGTTACTTGAAGCCGatcttttttaatataatgCTCACTTGTTTCCTCCAGtcattaagttttttttattatctttatactattcacttaataatttttaaataatgtttattgtaattgtttcggcttattttattattattattattattattattattattattattattgttattattattattactattattattattattattattattactattattattattattattattattattattattattattattattattattattattattattattattattacgagTCTCGCCCtttttatctattatttgttaattaagccacaataacatatatatatatttatgtgggATGAGATCTGTCAATTGTAAATAACAGtgttttcattataattttttaatttaaatataaatacaaataaatttagtttcttgccattttttaatacataaaGTCCCAGAACAGACTACCTCAGAGTTCAGGAATTATTGATGAGAGAAGagagaaataaaatgattaaataaccaatgcaataataataaaataatataaaaaaaaaaaaataagtacagAAATATATCGTAAGGGCgaattgtgattttttctgtttatccattataaaatttttcattaattcaatgtaaaaaaaataattaatgattaaataaaattgttttaaaaatacatcacatttattttagttaagtataaatatatatgaactgAATAagtaatttgattattttgttttttttttatttttatggacAATAGATAAATAAGTTTGATCGCCCGCcgataattgttttaataagagttattaaaatagatgtgaaaaataataataaaattttatataaatagatcgACGTACATTAGAGACATATCAAACAGTATTACTGTATACtcagtttaattaaataataataataataataaaaaataagggTTAATTAAGATCAACACAAtcgatacatatttttaattcatatcaataattaagatgtttttttatataaaaataataaagaaataaaaaaaaataataattatgatgataataagaTAATTACATTGTGAATGTTATTGTgcgaagtaatttttaatagatatGAATAACATGATCGGGATTCAGAATACGGGCATTCGTATATAGAAATTAtaggattttattattatgtaatgcgtgataaattttaacacGTTGACATGAAGAGTaacagataaattttaaaataaaaaaataaattgaattgagagaagaaaaattaataatccatttgtttaatattatatttatataaatatatatattatataaacgaCCAGCATTTCAATCTCACTGAAataaagtgaaatttttttgttaaatactGATAATACCAAACTACCATTGGTTGTGCCAAAAtgtaatgtttatattttttttttttttttaagttctcTTCAATGCTCCGAACGTAATTTAGTGATTGAGGGcatttaaatatctcattttcaccatgaatttttttataatactaTACAGTATTGTAAATCCGTCttttctgtattttttattattattatttgtaaatttatcgaacaattttttttttttttcggtgtgCTAAAAGTTAGACggacttaattttaaataaatatgaaaataaaaataataacagttgTATCTTCACTTGTGCCATAATTATgtgtaacgaaaaaaaaaaaaaaaaaaaattaataaataaataataaaagtaattgtaaattttttaattcatggtgattattaaaataaaaaatattattaattaattaattatttgaataaattaataaattacaatataattttaatagctactgattttaaagtttttgttaatgtaaaaaaaaaccgttccAACAATCGGACAGAAtagctataaaaaaaaaagtgtttttgtataattattcgaattgtattattttacgtgcgtttaattctgtttttataaatatattttatttcatgaaacatataattatgattatttatttattattttcctttcttccttttattttatctgtatatatatatatatttttataatttaatagattATATATTGTGGCTATACGTCGATCaaatatgatataaatataattaataaataattaaatactgaGCTACTTTATTCACTTaacgaaataatatttcgtaAAATAAAAGCATAAGTGGAGTTCTTATTGCAAGGTAATGATGGGCAttcgtattttaataaaaatatttcagacttgaataaagtaattttaaattaaataataataatcataattttcatcaaaatttataaatttttatttattataaatatataaataataatattgcccataaaatAAGTCAAATCTTACGATgtctttgttattattaatagttttaGGCAATATCTACCTGATGATAAAGCAATATTGAGcgatttatttacaattgattaatttacaaaaataaaatttcacgatGTTAGGGTTAGTTCATTCTATATATGCTATGCGTCTTTTAGCTAAATTTCtatgtttttaaattcgttGTGAACGAATTGTTCTTttggaatacatatattatatattcaaatttaaaataaatggaaataacaaaaaaaaaaaaaaaaaaaaaaaaaaaaaattaatgatataatataaataaaagagaTGCCAATCAACGAGCTGCGTGGCGGCTGATATTAGTCTCATAAATATGGCACTTAGATTACATCAGTCTCGTTCACCATTATAAATGACGGACTTAATTGTGTCGATTATAcgtcaaagaaaaaaattaagtataacaaaagtatgaaaataaaaaaaattacaaattcgAAGTAGCttataattagttaaaattatcTCTGATTTAGCTTAATACTTTTCTGATGCTATCGATCAATTAagtatatcaattattaactTTACATCGTATGTATTAGAactacaattttatatatccATGTCTTCATAACTAAAGGCGACACtttggttttttattaaataattttgataatcatATTCTATTCTATGTATTAAAtccttcaataaaattttacaaattgaatttaaaaaaaaaaatgaatcagaaaaatttaatttcgtaggaaatatAAAATCACTGCCGCCACgatttaataacgaaaaaaaaaaaaaataataataataataattataataataatactattactaataataataataaatgaataagttattaaaaagtaaagtaaaaaaaaatagataattattgatcattatatagaaacaataaagttaaataaaataaaaacgatgTATGAAAACATTGTGAATT
This genomic interval from Microplitis mediator isolate UGA2020A chromosome 2, iyMicMedi2.1, whole genome shotgun sequence contains the following:
- the LOC130663537 gene encoding ataxin-2 homolog, with the protein product MSEMTSVEQQQQQQQQQQYVGGSSNSEHHCKDCRLTFESGKSLEVHLRYHHENLLNQWAIQAQQEESNNNNSKAGNHNSHVKRDSITAPADSSESSSRPPSSNPTPSQHQQQQQQQQQQQQQQTAQTATSSQQQPPPGVQGYNHFPTPMFSETGYFMHNEQAYMLPGHHYSPTHDDSPNNSSSNYAPRYHPYQHSHHYPGDRANSVSSTSPRSPLQCDKCGGVFDDANQLAEHVRANHQTSPSGYPGQQQYQQIGGSPQQSQQQLHTSPSQNNQQPQPSSQSSFDYSRGSVTIKSEIKQETEEAEILDLDSHKVQTHRYEEQLIRYQHQELQMLQQQQQHPIQHPRNPPHSVSSMLGWPPGQPHEYHPGMSPLGPMDSVSPIPDQSTFMRGQHMPVEPPRHAGSPIITSTQPMPGHPMPGSLLQQAQKPPIVANQSWKSNEARRPKTYNCTACNKWFTSSGHLKRHYNTTLHKNAVKQSNQPDPANMPISAHHHPGRDNNRGGGGGSSRSPELSTSASPPNLMAGPLGEAARGLLHTPTNLYTTNHSSNSSTNSNSSDSSATVLPQQPPSQQPTSTTAHMGPTMAGLNSPTQSPMAGHHHQQMGSPSPQLGQHHLSIGSPPQMSVHHSMSSPMSPMQPPPPPHHLSSPSSMGSQHMSSPSPMMVGMPPMGSPPMGGTSMPHQPYPNDLPPHVTTTTSIPGLLDSINQQTIIGNEVTSQSILHESQLPGFATINHPRPLPKQSFFQYHVTDYLVGPNQPQAINVGGLRPEDEIPHDRSFSSASAIYDPYNSPPRYEPLMSIEHQQQSHTDDIIIKHYEMLHTNSTYQDHHVDEQNNNDIPHYQGKEEINPNIGKQNQNEKKKRKTTPVQETTKEHQVTSSDTNFISQEGLITCVKCNKVFNKTCYLTQHNKSFHSGEKPYKCSQCGKRFPHEDAHAEHLRKHAGEKPYKCEICPKQFNHKTDLRRHNCLHTGEKPFACEMCGKGFIRKDHMMKHVLTHKKKAMNNLRLR